CAAGCGAAGCCAAATTTTTGATAGAAGCACTTGGAGAATCTAAAATTCCAGATGATCCGATTGTGACTAAGTTTGCGATTCTTGTTTCTCCCAAACTTCCAATTCTTGCATAAGCGATCATCCCACCCATACTATGACCGATCCAATTTACTTTATCTTTTCCCGTAGCATTTAACACGTGTTTGATGGCTGTATCCGCATCGTATTGGATGTAGTCGTCCATTCCGTAAGTAAATTTTTTATCTCCAAAAAATAAGGAAGGATAACCTGCATCCCTTCTTCCTCTTAGATCCAATAACCAGACATCGTAACCTTCCTTCTGAAGTCTTCCGACAATCGAACTCTTTTCGTTGATCTTCAAATAGGTCCTATTAGCCATCCATCCGTGACAGAGTATGATCGGATATTTTTTAGAAGGAGCACCTAACGCAGGTGGAAAATGTTCTAAGGTCAAATCCCAATCATCCGACGTTTTAGGATGATGAATTTCTCCTTGGAGTTGTATAACCGTCTTACATTGAAAGAGGAAAAACCCCAAAACAAAAATCTGGAACGCTCTTCGAATGTTTGTATTCATTAGTAAATCAGATTATAGATTTTTTTGGAAAGGATCAAGTAGAAATTCATAATATAAATTAGAAGCCGTCGTAAAAATACTTTATCTTTGTTTAAAACATCTATTTTAAATCTTTTTATGAATCCCTAGAAAATAGAGTATCATAAATTTTGAGATCAATTATAGTTTAGAAGCAGACCTTTAAACACTTCTATTTTAGAATTCTGAGTAAAATGTTTTTTAAGACGGTTTTTAATTTGCGCTTTTGACTTTAAAACCGGTTTTGAGATATTTTTCGATTTTAGGTTTGATCACATAATGACAGTAAGACTGTTCTGGGGGTTGGTTCTGAAGTAATTTTGATGATAATTTTCGGCAGGATAAAATTCTTTCAGTTCTTCCACTTGAGTTATAATTGGATCTAAAAAACGTTCTTCCGTTTTTCGGATGGACTCTTCAGCTTGTACTTTTTGTTCTTTAGAATGATAAAGAATGACAGATCGGTATTGGGTTCCTATATCATTTCCTTGCCGATTGAGTGTAGTAGGATCATGACTGATCCAAAAAACTTCTAGGATTTCGGGATAACTGATGATTTTGGGATCAAAAGAAATTTGAATCACTTCCGCGTGCCCAGTAGTACCGGAACATACGGAGCGATAATCCGGATTTTTTGTCCTTCCTGCCGCATAACCAGAAGTTACCGACTCTACTCCTTCCACCATTTGATATACCGCTTCGAGACACCAAAAACAACCGCCGCCTAATGTTGCTTGTTCCATAGGAGACGATTCGAGCTTAGAATCGAAAGGTTGCAAGTAGTTTTGAGAAATGTTTTTTTAAAAGTGGTAGTTCCCACAGATTACGTCTCTTAGAAATAGTTACTGTTTTGTAACAATCTATTTCGCAATTTGATTTTTGTAATAGTTCCCAGGTTGTTTTGGATAAATCTCCGTGATTCTCAAACTCAAGTCAGATAAGAATTGTCTAAATTTTAAATGGAAATGTTTCCGCATTTTCAAAGTTTAGAAAAATCTTATACTTTTTAAAAATGGTAGTTCCCACAGGTTTCAAAACATGGATTA
The nucleotide sequence above comes from Leptospira kirschneri serovar Cynopteri str. 3522 CT. Encoded proteins:
- a CDS encoding alpha/beta hydrolase, translating into MNTNIRRAFQIFVLGFFLFQCKTVIQLQGEIHHPKTSDDWDLTLEHFPPALGAPSKKYPIILCHGWMANRTYLKINEKSSIVGRLQKEGYDVWLLDLRGRRDAGYPSLFFGDKKFTYGMDDYIQYDADTAIKHVLNATGKDKVNWIGHSMGGMIAYARIGSLGETRIANLVTIGSSGILDSPSASIKNLASLAWLSNLWPVVPAETWIGIQGGTGIPFLPQKSLEELLWHKENIDPSILSGVKTTSINPATEKEVLQFQELVENGEIRSLDRKISYSNGLKNIKIPTLLVSGRRDKLGTTYSIRYVYDKISSEDKTLFIISKANNHSEDYGHTDLIVGKNADKDIFVPIANWLDKRN